The Carassius carassius chromosome 2, fCarCar2.1, whole genome shotgun sequence genome has a segment encoding these proteins:
- the LOC132095801 gene encoding fucolectin-like gives MYVTVRPLGEQCILAPQEEYPWREGVGSGGGRGAGESLEAGGRDRESTGQAVQSSTYGWGAANATFSTWGAAKAIDGIRYAPGSASSCSITDKELNPWWRLDLLDSYYISSVTITNRGDGWLEQTTGVEIRIGNSLENNGNNNPRCGVTSSVPAGSSVSFSCGGMEGRYVNMYIPNIQAVLSLCEVEVYGTV, from the exons ATGtacgtaacagttcgccccctcggGGAACAGTgcatcctcgcaccgcaagaggagtACCCATGGAGGGAGGGTgtgggttctggaggcgggcgtgggGCAGGCGAGAGCTTggaggctggaggcagagacaggGAATCCACAggccaag ctgtacagtCATCCACATACGGCTGGGGAGCTGCAAACGCCACATTTTCCACCTGGGGAGCTGCAAAGGCCATCGATGGCATCAGATACGCTCCAGGTTCAGCCTCCAGCTGCTCCATCACAGATAAGGAGCTCAACCCGTGGTGGAGGCTGGACCTGCTGGATTCTTACTACATTTCCAGCGTGACCATCACCAACAGAGGCGACGGCTGGCTGGAGCAAACGACTGGAGTAGAGATTCGCATCGGAAACTCTCTGGAAAACAACGGCAACAACAATCCCAG atGTGGTGTCACTTCATCTGTCCCAGCAGGCAGTTCTGTCAGTTTCTCTTGCGGGGGAATGGAAGGTCGTTATGTGAACATGTACATTCCTAACATCCAGGCGGTTCTCTCGCTGTGTGAGGTGGAGGTTTATGGAACAG